Proteins encoded together in one Chitinophaga sp. LS1 window:
- a CDS encoding sensor histidine kinase: MEKHWLFRYRLYHLPFWVMYHYAWWVVSYGDPLKAANTILFTPHAVEFAFYVVFQAVAVYFNLYYLIPQFLQKGKYQAYMGYLLLTLATATLCIVGGYYLIPTPSDLCFFGFVGKALPSTMASMTLAMSIKLAKHWMQTKERQQLLEKEKLETELQFLRNQFNPHFLFNSINSIFFLIHKNPDVASASLAKFSELLRHQLYECNDPHIPLDKEITFLENFIELEKLRQNKSTRIQVHFTDKPVAHISIAPFILMTFIENAFKHVSGQDANWINIHLEIEADQLLFRVSNSTTDKASSQYSGIGLQNVRRRLDLIYPGQYQLDIQEKPDNFTIQLQINADAGNAMEILPLAI, from the coding sequence ATGGAAAAGCATTGGTTATTTCGTTACAGGCTCTACCATCTGCCATTCTGGGTAATGTATCATTATGCATGGTGGGTAGTGTCTTATGGCGATCCGCTCAAAGCGGCCAATACCATCCTGTTCACCCCTCATGCCGTAGAGTTCGCATTTTACGTCGTTTTTCAGGCGGTGGCAGTATATTTCAATTTGTACTACCTCATTCCTCAATTTCTTCAGAAAGGGAAATACCAGGCTTACATGGGCTACCTGTTGCTCACACTGGCAACCGCCACCTTGTGTATAGTAGGAGGGTATTATCTCATTCCCACTCCCAGTGATCTTTGTTTCTTTGGATTTGTTGGCAAAGCCCTGCCCAGTACCATGGCAAGTATGACCCTGGCCATGAGTATCAAGCTGGCCAAACACTGGATGCAAACAAAAGAACGCCAGCAATTATTAGAAAAAGAAAAACTGGAAACAGAATTGCAGTTTCTGCGCAATCAGTTTAATCCACATTTTTTATTCAATAGTATTAACTCTATCTTCTTCCTGATCCATAAAAATCCTGATGTAGCAAGTGCTTCACTGGCCAAATTCTCTGAATTATTGCGGCACCAATTGTATGAATGTAATGATCCACACATTCCACTCGATAAGGAAATAACTTTCCTGGAAAACTTTATAGAACTGGAAAAATTAAGACAGAATAAAAGCACCCGCATACAAGTGCATTTTACTGACAAACCTGTTGCGCATATTTCAATTGCACCATTTATACTGATGACATTTATTGAAAATGCATTTAAACATGTATCAGGTCAGGATGCAAACTGGATCAATATTCACCTGGAAATAGAGGCAGATCAACTACTTTTCAGGGTCAGCAATAGCACGACAGACAAGGCATCCAGTCAATACAGCGGTATTGGATTACAGAATGTAAGAAGAAGACTGGACCTGATATACCCTGGTCAATACCAATTAGATATCCAGGAAAAACCGGACAATTTCACCATCCAGCTACAAATCAACGCCGACGCCGGTAATGCAATGGAGATACTCCCGCTTGCAATTTAA
- a CDS encoding glycoside hydrolase family 28 protein, with protein MRVLILLLCLNYFQLSAQQKNFPITSYGAKGDGKTNNTTAIQEAIDKAAAAGGGTVVVPAGKFVTGVIALKSGVTLHLAPNSFLLATTSRKDYGPAKASALIVANNQQNIGITGKGTIDGQGELLLKDIFDMLKKGTLKDKEWQHYNEWGQMRPEENNRPKLVAFTNCQHVTVKNVTILNGLCWIQDYVSCTDMIFDSIKVISNTFLNNDGIDLVDCKNVKLTNSSFDVADDGICLKSHDTAGLCENIYIANCKVRSSASGFKMGTASWGGFKNITVKNIYVYNTFRSAIAIETVDGGIVENIDISNITAKNTGNAIFLRLGKRQARREPGTLSKVRISNVKAEIPATKPDAGYNMEGPRELFEHNTFPAGIYGIPGHHIQDVTLENIDITYTEKSSMAVANINVDSLHRIPEAISDYPEFSMFRELPAWGFYVRHADGITFKNVKLSYTGEEFRTACIFDDVNGLKLEKVKINKAASRPLIILNNVKGPVVDDPNLTKE; from the coding sequence ATGAGGGTATTGATTCTACTGTTATGTTTAAACTATTTTCAACTATCTGCGCAACAAAAAAACTTCCCCATCACCAGCTACGGCGCCAAAGGTGATGGCAAAACCAACAACACCACCGCCATCCAGGAAGCTATCGACAAAGCAGCTGCCGCTGGCGGCGGTACAGTAGTCGTACCAGCCGGTAAGTTCGTAACCGGTGTCATCGCCCTGAAATCTGGTGTCACCCTGCACCTGGCGCCCAACTCCTTCCTTCTCGCAACCACCAGCCGTAAGGATTATGGTCCAGCCAAAGCCTCTGCCCTGATCGTTGCCAACAACCAGCAAAATATCGGCATCACGGGGAAAGGGACCATCGATGGACAAGGAGAACTGCTCCTGAAAGATATTTTTGACATGCTAAAAAAAGGCACACTAAAAGATAAAGAATGGCAGCATTACAACGAATGGGGACAAATGCGACCTGAAGAAAACAACCGTCCAAAGCTGGTTGCATTCACAAATTGTCAGCACGTAACGGTGAAAAATGTCACCATCCTGAATGGTCTCTGCTGGATACAGGACTATGTAAGCTGTACGGACATGATCTTCGACAGCATCAAAGTGATCAGCAATACCTTCCTGAATAACGACGGCATTGACCTGGTAGACTGCAAAAATGTAAAGCTTACCAACAGCAGCTTTGACGTAGCCGATGATGGCATTTGCCTGAAATCGCACGATACCGCAGGACTTTGTGAGAACATCTACATCGCCAATTGTAAGGTACGTTCCAGCGCCAGTGGGTTCAAAATGGGCACCGCCTCCTGGGGAGGATTCAAAAATATCACTGTAAAAAACATCTATGTATACAATACCTTCCGCTCTGCTATCGCTATTGAAACGGTAGATGGCGGAATTGTGGAAAACATTGATATCAGCAATATCACAGCAAAGAATACCGGTAATGCCATCTTCCTTCGCCTGGGCAAGCGCCAGGCACGTCGTGAACCCGGTACCCTCAGCAAAGTGCGAATTTCTAATGTAAAAGCGGAGATCCCAGCTACCAAACCTGATGCAGGGTATAATATGGAAGGGCCAAGAGAGCTTTTTGAACATAACACTTTCCCTGCCGGCATCTATGGCATACCCGGTCATCACATACAGGATGTGACTTTGGAAAATATAGATATCACCTACACCGAGAAATCCAGCATGGCGGTAGCGAATATCAATGTAGATTCATTACATCGTATTCCAGAAGCGATCAGCGATTATCCTGAATTCTCCATGTTCAGAGAATTGCCAGCATGGGGTTTTTATGTGAGACATGCGGATGGTATTACTTTCAAAAATGTAAAACTGAGCTATACTGGAGAGGAGTTCCGTACAGCTTGTATTTTTGATGATGTAAATGGATTGAAACTGGAAAAGGTGAAGATAAACAAAGCAGCTTCCAGACCGCTGATCATATTAAATAATGTAAAGGGGCCGGTAGTAGACGATCCGAACCTGACTAAAGAATAA